From the Achromobacter xylosoxidans A8 genome, the window GGCAGCGGACAGTTGGTCGACGTGTCGATACAAGAGTGCGTATCGATGGCCTTGGAGAATGCGGCACAGTTCGTCGACCTTGAAGAGACCGTGCGGCGCCGGAATGGCGGCCAGCAACGCCAGGCGGGCACCGGCGTATTTTCGTGCCGCGACGGCATGGTCTACCTGATGGCGGGCGGAATCGCCGCCAATCGTTTTTGGGCCGCCACGGCCAAATGGCTCATGGATGCCGGCGCTCCCGGCGCTGCCTCGCTGCTGGAGCCCCAGTGGCAGGATCCCGAGTTTCTTGCGAGTGACGGCGCCAAGGAAAAATTCGAGCAAATCTTCCTGCCGTACGCCGCCACCAGAACAAAGGCGGAACTGTACGCGGACGGGCAGCAGAGACGAATTCCCATTTGCCCGGTCAGCACCAGCGCGGACCTCTTGGTCAATCCGCAACTCCGGCATCGGCATTTCTTCCAGATGACGGCACACCCGTACACGGGCGCGTCCTTCGCCGTGCCTGGCGCTCCCTATCGCCTGACTGAAACGCCGTGGCAGCTGGGCGCTCCAGCTCCCCGCCTCGGAGAACACACGGCATCGATCTTGAGTGAACTTGGAATTGAATTCATGGACCAGGAAATCTTGCTGCTTTCGGGGGTCACTGCGTGATGAGCGATAGCAAATCAGCGGGGCCGCTGAGCGGCATCACCATCATCGATTTCACCTGGATAGGCGCGGGCTCCTTCACCACCAAGCTGTTTGCGGATTTCGGCGCCGATGTCATCAAGATCGAGAGCGCCGATCGCCTGGACTCGTTGCGGCAAGCCAAACCATTCAAGGACGGCCTGCCGGGCGTGAATCGCAGCGGCTACTTCGCCGACCGCAACTCCAGCAAGCGCAGCATCACCTTGAACCTCAAGTCTCCAGAGGCCTTGTCGGTGGTGCTGGAGCTGATCAAGGGCGCCGATGTCGTCGCCAACAACTTCACCCCTGGCGCCATGGACCGTTTGGGCCTGGGATACTCCGCGGTACGCGACTGCAACCCATCCATCATTTACCTGGCAATGTCGATGCAGGGCGATGAAGGGCCGCAGGCCAGCTACCTGGGTTACGGCCTGACCATGGGGGCGCTAACCGGCCTGCAGCACTTGTGCGGCCTGCCCGGCCGTCCGCCCGCGGGAACCGGCACCAACTTTCCCGACCATATTCCCAACCCCACACACGCCGCCGTCGCCGTGCTATCGGCATTGCGCCATCGCCGCCGCACAGGCCAGGGACAGTACATCGACCTCGCGCAGATCGAACCCACGATCGCGCTTCTTGGCACCGCGGTCGCCGAATACTCCGCCAATGGCCGGGTCGCGGCTGCACGCGGCAATCTGCACGAGCCGTTTTCTCCGCACGGAGTCTATCCATGCGCGGGAAAAGATCGCTGGATCGCCTTGTCCGCCAAGAACGATCGCCAGTGGCATGGACTACAGACCGCGCTGGGCAACCCCGTCGCGCTGCAAAACGCCGACTACGGGACGCCTGGCCTGCGCCTGCGCCATCGTTCCCAACTGGACCAGGACATCGCCCGCCTGACCAGAGGCGAGGCCGGCCACGCCCTGATGGAACGAGCGCAGGCGCAAGGGGTACATGCCGGACTGGTCCAAGACGCGGCGGACGTTCTACGCAACGACCCCCAACTCGCGCATCGCGGCCATTGGCGCTGGCTGGATCATCTTGAGATGGGCGTGTCCGTCTACAGCGCGCCGCCCATGAAGCTTTCCCGGACGCCTGGTGATGCGAGGTCTCCAGCGCCTTTGCTGGGACAGCACACAGACCAGGTCTTGAAAGAGCGGCTCAGGCTGAGCGACGCCAGGATTGCCGAATTGCGCGGCATCGGAGCGCTGCGATGAATCCGGCACGGAAGGCGCCGGCCTACGCCGCGAATTGCATTGGAAAGCGGCTGCCGTCCAGGCCAGGAACAGAGGATGCATCATGACAGTACATACCCATGTGGACGACGGCGTCGCAACCATCACGCTTGATCGCCCGGAGGCGATGAACGCCATAGACCCCGAGACGCGGGCAGAGCTCCGCACGGCATTGGCAGACATCTCCAACGATGACACGATCC encodes:
- a CDS encoding CaiB/BaiF CoA transferase family protein, producing the protein MENRISRQTALQGLRVLDFCTHATQYCGKLLAQLGAEVILVEPPAGSATRRNGPFIGDEPHTERSLSYAYLNQGKKSVCLDLSRPEGRDLALRLAQTADIMIEDQGVGVLERFDLGYADLCAVRPSLVLTRISPYGLTGPYAAYAGDDLSTLAMGGLLYLGGYPDTEPLAAYGQQAYLAAAQFAAVGSLIALWECETHSGSGQLVDVSIQECVSMALENAAQFVDLEETVRRRNGGQQRQAGTGVFSCRDGMVYLMAGGIAANRFWAATAKWLMDAGAPGAASLLEPQWQDPEFLASDGAKEKFEQIFLPYAATRTKAELYADGQQRRIPICPVSTSADLLVNPQLRHRHFFQMTAHPYTGASFAVPGAPYRLTETPWQLGAPAPRLGEHTASILSELGIEFMDQEILLLSGVTA
- a CDS encoding CaiB/BaiF CoA transferase family protein; the protein is MSDSKSAGPLSGITIIDFTWIGAGSFTTKLFADFGADVIKIESADRLDSLRQAKPFKDGLPGVNRSGYFADRNSSKRSITLNLKSPEALSVVLELIKGADVVANNFTPGAMDRLGLGYSAVRDCNPSIIYLAMSMQGDEGPQASYLGYGLTMGALTGLQHLCGLPGRPPAGTGTNFPDHIPNPTHAAVAVLSALRHRRRTGQGQYIDLAQIEPTIALLGTAVAEYSANGRVAAARGNLHEPFSPHGVYPCAGKDRWIALSAKNDRQWHGLQTALGNPVALQNADYGTPGLRLRHRSQLDQDIARLTRGEAGHALMERAQAQGVHAGLVQDAADVLRNDPQLAHRGHWRWLDHLEMGVSVYSAPPMKLSRTPGDARSPAPLLGQHTDQVLKERLRLSDARIAELRGIGALR